From the genome of Pyxidicoccus trucidator:
CGGTGTCGCCGTAGATGACGCGAAGCCGGGCCTCGACCATGAAGCGCTGAAGGTAACAGGGCCCCCGTCGGCGTCCAAGCAGTCGTGCCGCTTGTTGGTTGCTTCTCACCAGCCGACCGGGGCAGCTTCTAATACGTATGATTCGAGCCCTACTGCTGGTGACGGCCCTTGCCGCCCTGCCCGCCTCGGCGCGTCCGCCGCGGCTCACGCTGTTCATCACCGTGGACGCGCTCGGCAGCGACGTGTTGCTGCGCAACCGGCCTCGACTCCAGGGGGGCCTGGGGCAGCTCCTCACCGCGGGCGCCTTCTACCCGTACGCCCGCTACGGCTTCGCCGAGTGCCGCACCGCGCCGGGCCACGCCACCCTCTCCACGGGCACCAACCCGTGGCGCCATGGGGTCATCGACAACCGCTGGGTGGACCGCGCCACCGGCAAGCCCGTCAACAGCTTCGTGGACCCGGCGCACCCGGTGCTGGAGGTGCCGCTGTCGCCGGGGCAGGACGCCAGCCCGGCCAACCTCATGGTGGAGACGCTGGCGGACCGGCTCCGGGTGGCGACGCAGGAGCGGGGCAAGGCGGTGGCGGTGTCGCTCAAGTCCCGCGCGGCCATCGCCATGGCGGGCCGGCTGGGGCAGGCGTGGTGGTTCGACGACGGCGTGGGGAAGTTCGTGACGGGCACCTGGTACACGAAGGAGTTCCCCACCTGGGTGAAGGAGCTGAACGCGCGGAAGCTGCCTGAGTCGTACTTCGGGAAGAAGTGGGAGCTGATGCGCCCCCGCGCGGAGTACGTGGGCGAGGACGAGCGCCCCTACGAGGTGAACGCGTACGGGCTGGGCCGCACCTTCCCGCACCCGCTGGACGGCGGGCTGCCGTCGCCGGGGCTGATCTCCTACCGGGCATTCGGCGTGTCCCCCGACTCGCATGACGTGCTGGTGGAGGCGGCGAAGGCGGCCATGGTCGGCGAGGCGCTGGGCAAGGACGAAGTGCCGGACCTGCTGGCGGTGAGCCTCAGCGGGACGGACCTGGTGTTCCACGAGTTCGGTCCGTACTCGTGGGAGATGCAGGACTCGCTGCTGCGGCTGGACAAGGCGCTGGGCGACCTCATCGCCGCGGCCGAGCGCGCCGCGGGAGGCCGGGCCAACCTGGTCATCGCGCTGACGGCGGACCACGGCGGGGCGACGGCGCCCGAGCAGTGGGCAGCCCAGGGGCTTCCGGCGCAGCGGGTGAGCCCGGTGGTGCTGGCGCAGGAGCTGACCCAGGAGCTGCGCAAGCAGTTCGGCGGCGACGTGACGGCGTCGCTGGAGGAGCTGGACGTGTACCTCTCCGGCAAGTCGCTGGAGGGCCCCAAGGTGGACGGCGCGGCGATGCGGCGCGCGGCGGCGGCGTGGCTGGCGAAGCACCCGGCGGTGGTGACGGCGGTGGCGCGGGACGACCTGTTCACCGCGCCGGACATCGCGGGCCACCTGACGCCGCTGCGCAAGGGCTACTTCCCGGAGCGCAGCGGAGACGTGCTGTACATGGTGAAGCCCTTCCACCTGCTCTACACGGACGCGGAGGGCACGAGCCACGGCACGCCGTACTCGTATGACTCACAGGTGCCCGTGGTGTTCGCGGGCAAGGGCATCAAGCCCGGGGCGTACCTGGAGGAGATGGACCCGGTGGACGTGGCGCCCACGCTGGCGGCGCTGATGGAGATCGGCATGCCCGCATCCGCCGAGGGCAAGCCTCGCGCGGAGATCCTCACGGGCAAGTGAGCGTCCGCTGAGTCGCGGGAGATAGTCAGGCCAATCGCAGACGTGGCGGTGGCCTCTGTGTCGCCACGGCCCGGCCAGGCAACCCGCCGAGCGCCTGTCCGTGCTCGAGGCTGAGCTCAGCCGACGCCATTCGCAGCTCACGGTCAAAGGCACCGAGCCGGGGCTCTCACGGGCTGCCGGGCGCCTCCTTGTCTGCCTGGTCCCTCCCTGGAATTTCCGGGTGGGTCAGTGCAACCCTGGCCTCGCTTCATCCTCCAGTTAACAAAACGAACGGGAGTTCCAGATGCGAGGGAATGTGGCGCGGAGTCTCGCGCTCGCCATGCTCTGCATGGCCTCGTCGGCGCCTGCCGCCGTCAGCAAGGACATCGTCGCCGGAGACCGCCGCAGCGCGGCCACGGTGCAGTCTCAAAACGCCTATGCCGGCTATGTCTCGCCGGCCGACAAGGTGTTTCACGTCAGCACGACGGGCAGCGACTCCACGGGTGACGGCAGCGCGGCGAAGCCCTGGCGGACGGTGGTGCGCTCGGTGCGTGGGCTGCCCCCGGGGTCCACCGTCTACATCCACGCGGGCACCTACGACGCCACCCAGGTGGACTTCGCGTCCGCCTCGGCGCTGGACGGCACGGCCACCGCGCCCATCACCCTGCGCGGCGCGCCCGGCGAGTCGAGGCCTGTGCTGAAGAGCAACGGCTCCTCCCCCATCTTCCACCTCAACCGACGGTACTGGATCCTGGACGGCCTGGAGCTGGATGGCCGCTACGCGCGGGTGCATCCCGTCCTCTTCCGCTCGGACCACCTGACGCTGCGCAACAGCCTGGTGCGCGACGCCTCGCTGGACGCGCTCAACGTGAAGGCCCAGCACGTCCTCATCCAGGGCAATGAGATTCGCAACACCTTCGAGCACACCGCCGGCAGCGCCCGGGGCGTGGCCTGCACCGCGCACACCGACTGCTCCGCCGGCAGCTTCTGCAAGCCGGAGTACGACTCCTCCAACGTCCTGCGCCGCTACTGCCGCGAGCGAGATGACGGCCACGCCATCGTCGTCCTGTCCGACTCGCACTCCGTCCTGGTGAAGGGCAACGTCATCCACGACAACACCGGTGACGGCCTCCAGTGCGCGGGCCCCCTGTATGGCTACACCGCCGGGACGCGGCCCGTGGACATCACGCTGGAGGACAACGACATGTTCACCAGCCCGGCCAACCAGGGCGTCGTGGAAGAGGCCACGGACATCAAGGACTGTGACTTCATCACCCTGCGCCGCGAGCGCTACCACGGCTTCCGCGCGGCCCGGCAGGCCAATGGCTCGCTCAACGGGGGCGGGGCCGCCATCTTCCACTTCAGCGCGCAGGGAATGCGGGTGGAGGACTCGGAGATTTTCGACTCGTGCATGGGCCTGGGCCTGGGCAACAGCGCAACCGACCCGCTGGCCAACGTCGTCATCGCCCGGACGCGCTTCCACCACTTCTACACGGGCGAGAAGGGCTGCGGCACCAGCGGCACCTCGGGCACCGCCCTCTACGTGCAGAAGCTCACCGGCGGCGACTTCTTCCACAACACCTTCTCCCAGGCGGGCCGCACCGCGGTGCTCATCTCGAGCGCCGGGTGGACGGTGCGCAACCTGGACTTCTGGAACAACATCGTCTCGCTGTCCGCGTCCGGCTCACGCTGGCTCGTCACGGATGGCGACTTCCTGGTGGACTTCGAGTCGGATGGGAACCTCTTCTCCCACGCGGACGGCTCCGCCGCGCACTTCACCTGCGACTTCCAGCAGGGCCTGAAGGACCTGAGCGCGTGGCGTGGCAGCACCTGTGCTCTCGGCGGCCTGACGCTGAGAGACCCGACCAGCTCGGTGGCCTCGGCGGCCTTCACCCAGGAGGCGGCGGGAGACCTGACGCTCCTGGCGGCCTCCCCTGCCGTCGACACCGCGATGAACAACACGGCGGCGTCGTTCTGCGGCGGTGCGCCGGACAAGGGCGCGATGGAGCGCTGCGCCTCGGCGCCTCCTCCTCCCACGGGTGGAGAGCTGCTCTGGCAGCGGCAGATGGGCACCGTTGCCGACGAATACGGCTATGCGGTGACGACGGACCCGAATGGCGGTGCCTACGTGGTGGGCTACTCGCTGGGCGCGTTCGACTACGACAACCAGGGCGGACGGGACGCGGTGCTGAGGCACTACAGCGCGGCGGGAGACCGGGACTGGGGCCGGCAGTTGGGCGCCGCGGGCGACGAGCAGTCCTTCGGTGTGGCGGCCACGGCCTCGGCCGTCGTCATGGGCGGCCAAGCCAGCGGTGGCGTCGCCGGTGAGGCGTATGCCGGTGGGACGTTCGACGGCTTCGTCGCGAAGTACAACACCCTCGGCACGCGCGAGTGGGTGCGCATGCTGGGCACGGCCGCAGAGGACTCGGTGCGCGCGGTGGCCACGGACGGCACGGACTTCCTCGTCGCGGGCTACACGGCCGGCTCGCTCCAGGCCACCAACGCCGGGCTGAAGGACGCCTTCGTCGCGAAGTACAGCGCCGCGGGCACGCTGCTGTGGGTGCGCATGCTGGGCACGGCTTCGGACGACCTGGCCCACGGCGTGGCCACGGACTCCAGCGGCAACGTCTACGTGGCGGGTGTCACCGGCGGCGCGCTGCAGGGGGCCAGCAGCAGCGGCGGCCAGGACGTCTTCGTCGCGAAGTACTCCGCCCAGGGCACGCTGGCGTGGGTGCGCCAGTGGGGCAGCACCGGGAATGACATCGCCCAGGACGTGGAGGTGGACGGCACGGGCGCCATCGTCGTGGGCGGCTCCACCACCGGCGCGCTGGCGTATACCAACCAGGGCGGCTCGGATGCCTTCGTGTCGCGCTGGACGAGCGCGGGCGTCCTCGAGTGGGCCCGGCAGCTCGGCACCGCCGCGGATGAGTCCGGCTACGGCGTGGCCACCGACTCCACCGGCACCGTGTACCTGGCCGGCTCGAGCACCGGCACGCTCGCGCCCGGCTACATGGGCGGCTACGACGGCTACCTCGTGCGCTATGCCAGCGACGGCACCCGGGGATGGACGCAGCACCTGGGCTCCGCCGCGGACGAGGTGGTGCTGGGCGTGGCCACGCGGACGGGCAACGGCGTGTACCTCGTGGGTGGAACCCTGGGCACCCTGCCCGGACAGACGAGCGCGGGCGGCAAGGACCTGTTCCTGGGCCGCTTCGCGCAGTGAGGGTGGGCCGTCAGGCAACCCGCCGCCAGAGTCGAACACCTGAAGGGCCGTGACCGGATGGTGCGGTCACGGCCCTGCGCCGCACAGAGGGGCGGTGCGAAGGCACCGCCCCCTCCCGGCTCACGCCTCCGAGGCGCGAACCGAACGTCCTCCGAAGGGAGGGTTGGCCATGATGGCTTGCGCCATCCGGTCCGTGAAGGCACGGCCCTCCCGGGCATAGGACTCCGCTTCCTGGGAGGTCAGGCGCACGCGCACCTCGTACATGGCGATGCCGCCCACGACGACCTCGAGCGTCAGGCCGCCATCCGAAGCGCGCAGCAGTCTGTAGAGGAGCGGGCTCTGGTAGAGCACCTCCTCATCGCTCACGGGACCTCCGCGACCGTGGCCTGCTCGACGGGGGCGTTGATGACCATGATCTCCGGGACGCCTCCGGACGTGTAACCACCGAACTTGAAGCAGTCCGTGTCCTCGGCGGTCTGGCACTTCCACACGCCCGGGTCCTCATCCACCGGAAGGCGCGCGCAGGACTTCGAGGCCGCCAGGTCCAGCGTCATCATCCGCAGCGGTCCCTCGAAGTTCTTCGCGGGCAGCCCGAGCGCCTGACCGATGACCGCGGGGTCATGCTTCCCATCCACCATCGACTTCGCGACGGCGTCCTGGATGGTGGCCGAGGGCGCGGCGAAGAGGAAGCAGCCGCTGTCGTTGCACCGGCCGAAGTTCTTCGCGCCCGTCTGCACGACGAACTTCTGGTAGGTCCCCTCCGGCATCAGCCACGACACCTTGCGGTCCTTGAAGTTCTTCTCGACGTGCGCGTCGATGCCGTACGGGCTCGCGCGCGTGTCCGCCGCCTGGGAGATGGCCTTCTGCGCCTCGTCGCACGGCACCACCGTGGACTCGAAGGCCGGCTCATCCGGGGGCGGAGTCGGACGGACGGTGCCTGCTCCCGTCTTGCAGCCGACGACGACGAACAGGGAGCACAGCAGGGCACTGCGGAGCATTGCTTGCATGAAGGGTCCTCGATTCCGGAAGGAATTGGAAACGAGGAACTATCACAACGCGGTTGCCGTGCCGCGAGCGGAGTGCGGAGCCACCCGCACCCCGCCTGGGCGTCACGCCTGCTTCGGCTTGCTGCGCGTCTTCTTCACCGCGGCGCCGGTAATTTCCAGCGACAGGTCCATTGCCCGCGCGGAGTGAGTCAGCGCGCCCATGGACACGAAGTCCACGCCCAGCTTCGCCAGGCGGGGCAGCCGGTCCAGGGTGACGCCGCCGGAGACTTCGAGCGGGACGCGGCCGGCCGTGAGCTTCACCGCCTCGCGAATCTGCGCGTCGTCCATGTTGTCGAGCATCACCACGTCGGCGCCGCCTTCGATGGCCTCCGCGAGCTGCTTGAGGTTGGTGACCTCGATTTCAATCTTGGTCAGCCGGGGCCCGTGCGCCTTGGCGAGCCGGAGGGCCTCGGAGACGGAGCCACCCACCGCCGCGATGTGGTTGTCCTTGATGAGGACGCCATCGAAGAGGCCGAAGCGGTGGTTGGCGGCGCCGCCCATGCGGACGGCGTCCTTGGCCAGCGCGCGCATGCCCGGCGGCGTCTTGCGGGTATCCAGCACCTTCAGCTTGGACCCCCGCACCGACGTCATGGCCTGCTGGGCCAGGGTGGCGATGCCCGCGGCGCGCTGGACGATGTTGAGCGCGGTGCGCTCCGCGGCCAACAGCGAGCGCATGCGCCCGTGGCAGCGCGCGGCGACCACCTTGGGTTTGATTTCCTCGCCGTCGCGGCGGATCAGCTCCACCTCGACTTCGGAGTCCACCGTCTGGAACACGCGGATGAAGGCCTCCATCCCCGCGAGCACCAGTTGCTCCTTTGCGACCAGCTCCGCGCTGCCCTCCGCGTCGGGAGGAATGAGGGCCTGCGAGGTGACATCACCCGCTGCCCCCAGGTCCTCATCGAGAGCGAGCGCGATGAGCCGATCGAGGTAATCCTGCTGCACGTCGCCTCCAGTTACCGCCGGGCTTTCGCCCGTGCCGTGGGCTTCGCCCGGGTGGCCTTCTTCGCCGCCGCCTTCTTCGCGGAGGCCTTCTTCGCGGGAGCCTTCCGGCCCGTCGCCTTCTTCGCCGCCGCCTTCTTCACGGGGGCCTTCTTCGCCACGGCCTTCTTCGCCGCCGCCTTCTTCACGGGGGCCTTCTTCGCCGCGCCCTTCTTCACCGCCGCCTTCTTCGCAGGGGCCTTCTTCGCCGGGGCCGTGGCCTTCTTCGCCGGAGCCGCCGCCTTCGCCGGAGCCGCCGCCGCCGCCTTCGCGGGAGCCGTTGCCTTCTTCGCCGGGGCCGCCGCCGCCTTCGCGGGAGCCGTTGCCTTCTTCGCCGGGACCGCCTTCTTCGCGGGGGCCGCGGCCGTCTTCACCGGAGCAACGGGCGCCTGCGTCGCGGCCTGCTTCGCCAGCTTGTCGCCCTGCAACTTCACCGGAGCGGACGACTTCTTCGCCGGGGCCGGGCGCGCGGGCTTCGCGGCCGGCAACTGCTTCGCCAGCTTGTCGCCCTGCACCTTCGCCGGAGCGGAGGCCTCCTCGCCAGGGGCCGCGCGGGCGTCTCCGCCCTCCTTGGCCCGGTTGAACTCCCGCATCGCGTCGTCCACGAGCCCCATGCTCATGTACGCAACGCCGAGGTCATGGTGGTCGGCCGGGGACAGGCCCTCCTTGGTGCCCTCGCGCAGCTTCGCGAGCGCGTCCTCGACCTGCGAGTCCGCGGGCTGGGGCGCGCCCTCCGCTTCACCCATCTCACCCTTCAGTTCCTGGCCCAGGTCCACGCCGCCCTTCTCTTCCTGCTTCGGGGCGACCTTCACCTGGGCCGGGGCGGAGGGGGAGGCACCTACCTCGGTCGACTGCGTGTTGTTCTCGGGAGGCGTGTTCTCGGGCATGGGAGGCTCCGGGGCAATCCGCTGCAGGTGGTCCTGAAGCTTGGCCTTGCGCTCGTTCAACTCCTCGACGCGGGCGCGGTCCTTCACCACCACGTCCGGCGGCGCCTTGGCCACGAAATTGGGGTTCTCCAGCTTGCGCAGCACGCCGGCCACTTCCTGCTCGGCGCGGGCAATCTCCTTCTTCAACCTATCTCGCTCCGCGTCCAGGTCGACGAGGCCCGCCAGCGGGACGTAGATCTCCAGATTCGAGCCCACGAAGGCGGCCGCCTGCGGCGGCTTCGCCCCCGGCGCGCTCACCTGCACCTCGGAGAGGCCGGCCAGCGGCATGAGGTAGCCACGCCAGCGCTCCAGCAGCTCACGCGTGCGCGCGTCCGAGCTCTGGATGAACGCCTTCACCTTCGTCGCGGGCGGCAGGTTGCTCTCGCCGCGCAGGGTGCGCAGGCCCTCGATGGCGGCGATGACCGGCGCCATCTCCGCCTCCGCCGCCTCGTCCACCAGCGCGGTGTCCGGCTCCGGATACGGCGCAATCATGATGCTCTCCGTCGGCCGGGTCATCGGCAGCTTCTGCCAGATCTCCTCGGTGATGAAGGGCATGAACGGGTGCAGCAGCCGCAGGATGCGGTCCAGGCTGTAGACCAGCACCGCGCGCGTGGAGTCCTTGGCCTCCGCGTCCTCGCCGTACAGCGCGCCCTTGGACAGCTCGATGTACCAGTCGCAGAACTCGGCCCAGAGGAACTGGTACAGCGTGGACGCGGCCTCGGCGAAGCCGAACTCCTCCAGCGCCTTGTGCGTTTCGACGGTGGCGCGCTGCAGCCGGGAGAGAATCCACCGGTCCGCCAGCGTCAGCTTGCGCTCCGTCAGCGGGCGCGCGTCGAGCTGGAAGTCGCCCATGTTCATCAGGGCGAAGCGGCTGGCGTTCCACAGCTTGTTGCAGAAGGCCTTGTAGCCAGCCAGCCGGTCCATGGACAGCTTGATGTCCCGGCCCTGCTGGGTGAGCGTCGCGAGCGTGAAGCGCAGCGCGTCCGCGCCGAACGGCGGCATGCCCTGGGGGAACTTGTTCTTCAGCGTCGGCTGGAGCTTGTCCGCCGGGGCGCCGAGGACGATGTCCAGGGGGTCGATGACGTTCCCCTTCACCTTGGACATCTTCTCGCCCTTCTCGTCGCGCACCATCGCGTGCAGGTAGACGGTGCGGAAGGGCACATCCCCCATGAAGTGCAGGCCCATCATCATCATCCGGGCGACCCAGAAGAAGATGATGTCGCTGCCCGTCTCCATCACGGACGTCGGGTAGAAGGTCTTCAGCTCGGGCGTCTCGCGCGGCCAGCCCAGCGTGGAGAACGGCCACAGCCCGGACGAGAACCACGTGTCCAGCACGTCCGAGTCCTGGATGAACGACGTGCCGCTGCACTTCGGGCAGGACTTGGGCTGCTCGCGAGCGACGATGGGCTCCGCGCGCGCGAAGTCCACCCCGCCCACCTTCACCGTGGGCGCGTCCAGCGGCAGGTCCGTGTCATCGCCCTGACGGGGGCTGCACGAGGTGCAGTAGTACGCGGGAATCTGGTGGCCCCACCACAGCTGGCGGCTGACGCACCAGTCGTGGATGTTGCGCATCCAGTGGAAGTACGTGTTCGTCCACGTCTCGGGGACGAACTTCGTGCGGCCCTGCTCCACCGCTTCAATCGCCGGCTTCGCGAGCGGTTCAATCTTCACGAACCACTGCGGCGACAGGCGCGGCTCCACCACGGTGGCGCAGCGCTGACAGGTGCCGACGGAGAGCTTGTGGGGCTCCTCCTTCTCCAGCAGCCCCAGCTCCGTGAGGTCCGCGAGCACCTGCTTGCGCGCCTCGAAGCGGTCCAGACCGGAGTACTTCCCGGTCTCCTTCGTCATCCGGGCCGAGTCGTCCAGGATGGTGAGCATCGGCAGCTTGTGCCGGAGGCCCGTCTGGTAGTCGTTGAAGTCGTGGGCCGGCGTCACCTTCACCACGCCGGTGCCGAACTTCGGGTCCACCAGCTCCGCGTCCGCGATGATGGGAATCTCGCGGTCCGTCAGCGGCAGCTTCACCGTCTGCCCGGCCAGGCCCGTGTAGCGCTCGTCCTCCGGGTGGATGGCCACCGCGGTGTCGCCCAGCAGCGTCTCCGGGCGCGTGGTGGCCACGGTGAGGGCGCGGTCGCTGTCCTTGACGGGGTAGCGGATGTGCCAGATGGAGCCGTTCTTCTCCTCGTGCTCGACCTCCAAATCACTGAGGGCGGTGCGGCACGAGGGGCACCAGTTGATGAGCTTCTGGGCCCGGTACATCAGGCCCTCTTCGTACAGGCGGACGAAGACCTCGCGCACGGCGGCGGAGGACGTCTCGTCCATGGTGAAGCGCTCGCGGCTCCAGTCCAGCGAGGCGCCCAGGAAGCGGTGCTGCTCACCGATGCGGGCGCCGTACTTCGCCTTCCACTCCCAGACGCGCTCGAGGAACTTCGCGCGGCCCAGGTCGTGCCGGCTCTTGCCCTCGGACTTCTTCAGCTCCTTCTCCACCACCATCTGCGTGGCGATGCCGGCGTGGTCCGTGCCGGGGAGCCACAGGGCATTGAAGCCGCTCATCCGCTTCCAGCGGGTGAGGATGTCCTGGATGGTGGCGGTGAGCGCGTGGCCGATGTGCAGGCTGCCCGTGACGTTGGGCGGCGGCAGGACGATGGAGAAGGCCGGCTTGTCGGAGGTCGCCTCGGCGCGGAAGTAGTCCTTCTCCAGCCAGTGGGCGTACCAGCGAGCCTCGACTTCGGTGGGCTCGTAGGCCTTGGACAGTTCAGTAGTGTCGGTCATTGCGCACGGCCGACCCCGGGGGCGGGGTCGGCGGGAGGGTCAGGAGGAAACGGCGTAGAACGCCTCAGTGCTGCGTCTCTCGGTCCTTGATGAGCCGCTCGAGCTCCTCACGGATGATGGTCTCCGCGAGCTGCGGTACCACCTCCCAGGCAATCTTCTCGATGACCTCGCGGGAGGCCTTCGACAGCGCCTCGCGGAGCTGCGCCTCGCCACCATCCGCGGCGGACGGACGGGACGGGGCCGGAGCGGCGGAGGGACGGGCGGCGACGGGCGCCGGAGGAGTGCCGATGTCGAGGGAGATCTCCTCCGCCCCGTGGGTGTCGGGCAGCGAGTCCTCGATGCTGATGGAGGGCTGGGCGGCGACGGGCGCGGGCGGCGCCGCGGGAGCGCCCAGGCCGAATGGATCCCTCGCGCGGGCGGCGGGCTGCGGCGCCCCACCCGGAGCGGCCGGCAGCGGCGCGGCCCCCGGAGGACGCGGGAAGCCCGACTGGGTGCCCTGGGGAATCCCCGGACGCGCCATGCCCGGAGGCTGCGCTCCCGGAGGCGGCATGCCCGGACGCGGCGGCATGCCCGGAGCGGGGGCCCCCGGCGGAGGCGGCACGCCCGGACGCGCGACGGCGCCCGGAGGCATACCGGGGCCCGGAGGACGCGGCGCGCCCGGAGCACCCGGAGGCGGCATGCCGGGGCCCGGAGGACGAGCCATGCCAGGGCCCGGCGGCATGCCAGGGCCCGGAGGACGCGGCGCGCCCGGAGCGCCAGGAGGCGGCATGCCGGGGCCTGGAGGACGGGCCATGCCAGGGCCCGGCGGCATGCCAGGGCCCGGAGGACGCGGCGCGCCCGGAGGCATGCCAGCGCCCGGAGGACGGGGGACGCCCGGCCCGGGAGGCACGCCCGGACGGGCGGCGACGGGAGCAGGCTGGGGCGCGGGCTGCGGCGCGGCGGGCGCGGGCTGGGCGGAGGGCGGCAACACGCGCGTGGCCATGGAGGCCGGCATGGTGTTGGACTTCTGGCCCACCAGCGCCTTCACCTTGTCGAGCAGCACCTGGCTCTCGAAGGGCTTGGCGATGTGGTCATCCGCGCGGGCGGCGCGGGCACGGTTCTCGTCGAAGGCCTCGAAGGTGCCGGCCAGCAGCACCACGGGGATGCCCTGCGTCGCGGGGTCGTTCTTCAGCGCCTCGCAGACCTCGTAGCCACTCTTGCCCGGCATCATCACATCGGCGAGCACGACGTCCGGGCGCAGCTCGCGGACACGGGAGATGGCGTCGAGCCCGTTGTCCACCGCGGTCACCTGAAAGTCCTCGGTCGCGAAGATCATCCCGATCACCTTCCGGATGGTGAGCGAGTCGTCGGCGACCAGCAGATTCTTGGGCATCGGTTCGGGCCTCGGGGGGCGTCCACCCCCCTGAATTCGTTGGGGATTCCTGCCGCGATAAGCCTGGGTCGCGGCACTCTGTCAAGCGAAGCAGCTTACGGGTCGCGCTCTGCGACGATCAAGAAAACATGCGCTGCAGGTCCAGGAACAATACGGGCTCGGGCAACCCGGGGGCGCGAAAGCTGCCCGCGGTGTCGTCTGACTCGAAGCGCTGCAGCACTCCGAGCACCCGGGTGGCCGTCAGCCCCACGTTCCGCCCGGCGAGCTCCGTGAGGATGAAGAAGGCCTCCGGCGCCGGGGCGGACCCCAGCAGGGCGGGTACCGAGCAGATGGGC
Proteins encoded in this window:
- a CDS encoding response regulator gives rise to the protein MPKNLLVADDSLTIRKVIGMIFATEDFQVTAVDNGLDAISRVRELRPDVVLADVMMPGKSGYEVCEALKNDPATQGIPVVLLAGTFEAFDENRARAARADDHIAKPFESQVLLDKVKALVGQKSNTMPASMATRVLPPSAQPAPAAPQPAPQPAPVAARPGVPPGPGVPRPPGAGMPPGAPRPPGPGMPPGPGMARPPGPGMPPPGAPGAPRPPGPGMPPGPGMARPPGPGMPPPGAPGAPRPPGPGMPPGAVARPGVPPPPGAPAPGMPPRPGMPPPGAQPPGMARPGIPQGTQSGFPRPPGAAPLPAAPGGAPQPAARARDPFGLGAPAAPPAPVAAQPSISIEDSLPDTHGAEEISLDIGTPPAPVAARPSAAPAPSRPSAADGGEAQLREALSKASREVIEKIAWEVVPQLAETIIREELERLIKDRETQH